One part of the Arabidopsis thaliana chromosome 1 sequence genome encodes these proteins:
- the KUP6 gene encoding K+ uptake permease 6 (K+ uptake permease 6 (KUP6); FUNCTIONS IN: potassium ion transmembrane transporter activity; INVOLVED IN: potassium ion transport; LOCATED IN: plasma membrane; EXPRESSED IN: 22 plant structures; EXPRESSED DURING: 14 growth stages; CONTAINS InterPro DOMAIN/s: Potassium uptake protein, kup (InterPro:IPR018519), K+ potassium transporter (InterPro:IPR003855); BEST Arabidopsis thaliana protein match is: Potassium transporter family protein (TAIR:AT5G14880.1); Has 3423 Blast hits to 3365 proteins in 1017 species: Archae - 13; Bacteria - 2376; Metazoa - 1; Fungi - 98; Plants - 811; Viruses - 4; Other Eukaryotes - 120 (source: NCBI BLink).): protein MEIESGSYQNAKKESWRTVLTLAYQSLGVVYGDLSISPLYVYKSTFAEDIHHSESNEEIFGVLSFIFWTITLVPLLKYVFIVLRADDNGEGGTFALYSLLCRHARVNSLPSCQLADEQLIEYKTDSIGSSSMPQSGFAASLKSTLEKHGVLQKILLVLALIGTCMVIGDGVLTPAISVFSAVSGVELSMSKEHHKYIELPAACVILIGLFALQHYGTHRVGFLFAPVILLWLMCISAIGVYNIFHWNPHVYQALSPYYMYKFLKKTQSRGWMSLGGILLCITGSEAMFADLGHFSQLSIKIAFTSLVYPSLILAYMGQAAYLSQHHIIESEYNIGFYVSVPERLRWPVLVIAILAAVVGSQAIITGTFSIIKQCSALGCFPKVKIVHTSSKIHGQIYIPEINWILMVLCLAVTIGFRDTKRLGNASGLAVITVMLVTTCLMSLVIVLCWHKSVIFAIVFVVFFGTIESLYFSASLIKFLEGAWVPIALAFCFLLAMCTWHYGTLKRYEYDVQNKVSVNWLLSLSQTLGIARVRGLGLIHTELVSGVPAIFSHFVTNLPAFHQVLVFLCVKSVPVPHVRPQERFLVGRIGPKEFRIYRCIVRFGYRDVHKDDFEFEGDLVCSIAEFIRTEAETAATAAETNGEDDDRMSVVGTCSTYMQGIEDHYESDIDDPDKPGTSEIRSPKPKKKSKSKVKKRVRFVVPETPKIEKETRQELMELTEAREGGVAYIMGNAYMKAKPGSGLLKRLAINIGYEFLRRNTRGPRNMLTSPHASTLEVGMIYNV, encoded by the exons ATGGAAATCGAATCAGGAAGTTATCAAAACGCCAAG AAGGAATCATGGAGAACAGTATTAACATTAGCGTATCAAAGCTTAGGTGTTGTATACGGAGACTTGAGTATTTCACCTCTATATGTATACAAAAGCACATTCGCTGAAGACATTCATCACTCTGAATCCAACGAAGAGATCTTTGGTGTTTTGTCTTTCATCTTTTGGACAATCACTCTTGTCCCTCTTCTTAAATACGTTTTCATAGTTCTTAGAGCAGATGATAATGGTGAAGGAGGCACTTTTGCTCTTTACTCGCTTTTATGTCGACACGCACGAGTCAACTCGTTACCGAGTTGTCAATTGGCTGATGAGCAGCTTATTGAGTATAAGACTGATTCAATTGGTTCGTCTTCGATGCCTCAATCTGGTTTTGCAGCGAGTTTGAAATCTACTCTTGAGAAACATGGAGTTTTGCAGAAGATTTTGCTTGTTCTTGCTTTGATTGGGACTTGTATGGTTATTGGTGATGGTGTTCTCACGCCTGCTATTTCAG TTTTTTCTGCAGTATCTGGTGTTGAGCTTTCAATGTCTAAGGAGCATCACAAGT ATATAGAACTCCCTGCTGCTTGTGTAATTCTGATAGGTTTGTTTGCACTTCAGCACTACGGTACACACAGGGTCGGGTTCTTGTTCGCCCCGGTGATTCTGTTGTGGCTAATGTGTATCAGCGCCATCGGTGTTTACAACATTTTCCATTGGAACCCGCATGTGTACCAAGCACTTTCTCCTTATTACATGTACAAGTTCCTCAAGAAAACTCAAAGTAGAGGCTGGATGTCTCTTGGTGGTATCTTACTCTGCATTACAGGTTCCGAAGCAATGTTTGCGGATCTAGGACATTTTTCTCAACTCTCAATCAAG ATTGCTTTTACGTCACTTGTTTACCCGTCCTTGATACTCGCCTACATGGGACAAGCAGCTTATCTCTCTCAGCATCATATTATTGAAAGCGAATACAATATCGGGTTTTATGTATCGGTACCAGAAAGATTAAGATGGCCAGTTCTTGTGATCGCTATACTCGCTGCTGTAGTTGGAAGTCAAGCAATCATCACAGGAACATTCTCGATCATCAAACAATGCTCTGCATTGGGATGCTTCCCTAAAGTGAAGATTGTTCATACGTCATCCAAAATCCACGGTCAGATTTACATCCCTGAGATCAATTGGATCTTGATGGTTCTCTGTTTAGCTGTCACCATTGGCTTCAGAGACACCAAGCGGTTGGGTAATGCTTCAG gaTTGGCGGTTATAACTGTTATGCTGGTGACAACATGCTTAATGTCACTAGTGATTGTACTTTGCTGGCACAAGAGTGTCATCTTTGCAATCGTATTCGTTGTATTCTTCGGCACAATCGAATCTCTCTACTTCTCTGCTTCCTTAATCAAATTCCTCGAAGGCGCATGGGTTCCAATCGCCCTCGCTTTTTGCTTCCTTCTCGCGATGTGTACTTGGCACTACGGAACACTCAAGCGCTATGAGTACGATGTGCAAAACAAAGTCTCGGTCAACTGGCTCCTCAGTCTTAGTCAAACCCTCGGGATCGCACGTGTCCGTGGCCTTGGACTCATCCACACCGAGCTCGTCTCTGGTGTCCCCGCGATATTCTCTCATTTTGTCACCAACCTCCCTGCCTTCCACCAGGTTCTCGTCTTCCTCTGTGTCAAATCTGTTCCGGTTCCGCATGTTCGTCCTCAGGAACGGTTTCTAGTAGGACGCATCGGGCCAAAAGAGTTCCGCATATACCGTTGCATTGTCCGGTTCGGGTACCGTGATGTCCACAAAGACGATTTCGAGTTTGAAGGCGATCTTGTATGTAGCATTGCCGAGTTTATCCGTACTGAAGCTGAAACCGCCGCCACCGCTGCAGAGACCAACGGAGAGGATGATGATAGAATGTCAGTAGTAGGTACTTGTTCCACATACATGCAAGGAATTGAGGATCACTACGAAAGCGATATTGATGACCCTGATAAACCAGGGACGTCAGAGATTCGAtcaccaaaaccaaagaaaaagagtaagagTAAGGTCAAAAAGAGAGTGAGGTTTGTTGTCCCGGAGACTCCAAAGATAGAAAAGGAAACTAGGCAAGAGTTAATGGAGCTAACAGAGGCACGAGAGGGAGGCGTGGCTTATATAATGGGAAACGCTTATATGAAAGCGAAGCCAGGATCAGGATTACTCAAGAGACTCGCCATTAACATTGGCTACGAGTTTCTTAGGAGGAACACTAGAGGTCCTAGAAACATGCTTACCTCGCCTCACGCTTCTACTTTAGAAGTCGGTATGATCTATAATGTCTAA